In Arachis hypogaea cultivar Tifrunner chromosome 17, arahy.Tifrunner.gnm2.J5K5, whole genome shotgun sequence, a single window of DNA contains:
- the LOC112763059 gene encoding probable sugar phosphate/phosphate translocator At1g48230: protein MEVSQLQFNFWIFFSNALCALALNFSIFLVIGRTGAVTIRVAGMLKNWILIALSTVIFPESTITGLNITGYPIALYGVVMYNYIKVKDVRASQQPTEIIPYQITKVSS, encoded by the exons ATGGAAGTTTCACAGCTTCAGTTCAACTTTTGGATCTTCTTTTCCAATGCTCTATGTGCTCTCGCTTTGAACTTCTCTATTTTCCTAGTAATAGGTagaactggtgctgtgaccatccGAGTCGCCGGCATGCTTAAAAACTGGATATTAATAGCCCTTTCAACTGTTATATTTCCAGAGTCCACAATAACTGGGTTAAATATAACTGGCTATCCTATAG CACTATATGGCGTTGTGATGTACAATTACATAAAAGTCAAGGACGTTCGAGCCTCTCAACAACCTACTGAAATCATTCCATATCAAATCACAAAGGTATCTTCTTGA
- the LOC112766835 gene encoding uncharacterized protein isoform X1, which produces MAMKVQSNSFHIQHDSFSEAEHLNGKLLEGNTVAEVTGDKNAVHPYRGYSFTRALTDGKEDLGSLRLSSHQVSLLLSSIWVQATSVENGPANFEAMAHTFSISLLFTRSKLGLLQKIAKRKSDPRLYADELGKGFVGELDYTLEAANASKFLSITMCRTYFYPHQAINPEFLSSQNLFRNGEFAERKDNGKIAEGSKGEEKAGN; this is translated from the exons ATGGCTATGAAGGTACAGAGTAATAGCTTCCACATTCAGCATGATAGTTTCTCTGAAGCAGAACACTTAAATGGGAAACTGCTAGAAGGAAACACGGTTGCAGAAGTTACTGGGGATAAAAATGCTGTTCATCCATATCGTGGTTATAGCTTTACTCGTGCACTAACTGATGGAAAAGAG GATTTAGGTTCTCTTAGATTGAGCAGTCACCAAGTGAGTCTGTTGCTTTCTTCCATCTGGGTTCAAGCAACCTCTGTAGAAAATGGGCCTGCAAATTTTGAGGCAATGGCACACACTTTTAGCATCTCTTTATTGTTTACTCGTTCTAAG TTAGGGCTGCTGCAAAAGATTGCCAAGAGAAAGAGTGACCCTCGCCTATATGCTGATGAGCTTGGGAAAGGTTTTGTTGGTGAATTGGATTACACTTTAGAGGCTGCAAATGCTTCAAAATTTCTG TCAATCACTATGTGTAGGACTTATTTTTACCCCCATCAAGCAATCAATCCAGAATTTCTTTCTAGTCAAAACTTGTTCAGAAATGGG GAGTTTGCTGAGAGGAAGGACAATGGGAAGATAGCTGAAGGATCGAAAGGAGAGGAAAAAGCAGGAAATTAG
- the LOC112766835 gene encoding uncharacterized protein isoform X4, whose translation MAMKVQSNSFHIQHDSFSEAEHLNGKLLEGNTVAEVTGDKNAVHPYRGYSFTRALTDGKEDLGSLRLSSHQVSLLLSSIWVQATSVENGPANFEAMAHTFSISLLFTRSKLGLLQKIAKRKSDPRLYADELGKGFVGELDYTLEAANASKFLEFAERKDNGKIAEGSKGEEKAGN comes from the exons ATGGCTATGAAGGTACAGAGTAATAGCTTCCACATTCAGCATGATAGTTTCTCTGAAGCAGAACACTTAAATGGGAAACTGCTAGAAGGAAACACGGTTGCAGAAGTTACTGGGGATAAAAATGCTGTTCATCCATATCGTGGTTATAGCTTTACTCGTGCACTAACTGATGGAAAAGAG GATTTAGGTTCTCTTAGATTGAGCAGTCACCAAGTGAGTCTGTTGCTTTCTTCCATCTGGGTTCAAGCAACCTCTGTAGAAAATGGGCCTGCAAATTTTGAGGCAATGGCACACACTTTTAGCATCTCTTTATTGTTTACTCGTTCTAAG TTAGGGCTGCTGCAAAAGATTGCCAAGAGAAAGAGTGACCCTCGCCTATATGCTGATGAGCTTGGGAAAGGTTTTGTTGGTGAATTGGATTACACTTTAGAGGCTGCAAATGCTTCAAAATTTCTG GAGTTTGCTGAGAGGAAGGACAATGGGAAGATAGCTGAAGGATCGAAAGGAGAGGAAAAAGCAGGAAATTAG
- the LOC112766835 gene encoding uncharacterized protein isoform X3 produces MAMKVQSNSFHIQHDSFSEAEHLNGKLLEGNTVAEVTGDKNAVHPYRGYSFTRALTDGKEDLGSLRLSSHQVSLLLSSIWVQATSVENGPANFEAMAHTFSISLLFTRSKLGLLQKIAKRKSDPRLYADELGKGFVGELDYTLEAANASKFLCSNIFLTKDQDIWSLLRGRTMGR; encoded by the exons ATGGCTATGAAGGTACAGAGTAATAGCTTCCACATTCAGCATGATAGTTTCTCTGAAGCAGAACACTTAAATGGGAAACTGCTAGAAGGAAACACGGTTGCAGAAGTTACTGGGGATAAAAATGCTGTTCATCCATATCGTGGTTATAGCTTTACTCGTGCACTAACTGATGGAAAAGAG GATTTAGGTTCTCTTAGATTGAGCAGTCACCAAGTGAGTCTGTTGCTTTCTTCCATCTGGGTTCAAGCAACCTCTGTAGAAAATGGGCCTGCAAATTTTGAGGCAATGGCACACACTTTTAGCATCTCTTTATTGTTTACTCGTTCTAAG TTAGGGCTGCTGCAAAAGATTGCCAAGAGAAAGAGTGACCCTCGCCTATATGCTGATGAGCTTGGGAAAGGTTTTGTTGGTGAATTGGATTACACTTTAGAGGCTGCAAATGCTTCAAAATTTCTG TGCTCAAATATATTCTTGACAAAAGATCAAGATATATG GAGTTTGCTGAGAGGAAGGACAATGGGAAGATAG
- the LOC112766835 gene encoding uncharacterized protein isoform X2, translating into MAMKVQSNSFHIQHDSFSEAEHLNGKLLEGNTVAEVTGDKNAVHPYRGYSFTRALTDGKEDLGSLRLSSHQVSLLLSSIWVQATSVENGPANFEAMAHTFSISLLFTRSKLGLLQKIAKRKSDPRLYADELGKGFVGELDYTLEAANASKFLEQLLLLLHYIALTGTQKLLSSDQCI; encoded by the exons ATGGCTATGAAGGTACAGAGTAATAGCTTCCACATTCAGCATGATAGTTTCTCTGAAGCAGAACACTTAAATGGGAAACTGCTAGAAGGAAACACGGTTGCAGAAGTTACTGGGGATAAAAATGCTGTTCATCCATATCGTGGTTATAGCTTTACTCGTGCACTAACTGATGGAAAAGAG GATTTAGGTTCTCTTAGATTGAGCAGTCACCAAGTGAGTCTGTTGCTTTCTTCCATCTGGGTTCAAGCAACCTCTGTAGAAAATGGGCCTGCAAATTTTGAGGCAATGGCACACACTTTTAGCATCTCTTTATTGTTTACTCGTTCTAAG TTAGGGCTGCTGCAAAAGATTGCCAAGAGAAAGAGTGACCCTCGCCTATATGCTGATGAGCTTGGGAAAGGTTTTGTTGGTGAATTGGATTACACTTTAGAGGCTGCAAATGCTTCAAAATTTCTG gagcagttgttgttgttgttgcattaTATTGCTCTCACGGGGACACAGAAATTGTTGAGTTCTGATCAGTGCATATAG
- the LOC112766835 gene encoding uncharacterized protein isoform X5 gives MAMKVQSNSFHIQHDSFSEAEHLNGKLLEGNTVAEVTGDKNAVHPYRGYSFTRALTDGKEDLGSLRLSSHQVSLLLSSIWVQATSVENGPANFEAMAHTFSISLLFTRSKLGLLQKIAKRKSDPRLYADELGKGFVGELDYTLEAANASKFLLLLLLHYIALTGTQKLLSSDQCI, from the exons ATGGCTATGAAGGTACAGAGTAATAGCTTCCACATTCAGCATGATAGTTTCTCTGAAGCAGAACACTTAAATGGGAAACTGCTAGAAGGAAACACGGTTGCAGAAGTTACTGGGGATAAAAATGCTGTTCATCCATATCGTGGTTATAGCTTTACTCGTGCACTAACTGATGGAAAAGAG GATTTAGGTTCTCTTAGATTGAGCAGTCACCAAGTGAGTCTGTTGCTTTCTTCCATCTGGGTTCAAGCAACCTCTGTAGAAAATGGGCCTGCAAATTTTGAGGCAATGGCACACACTTTTAGCATCTCTTTATTGTTTACTCGTTCTAAG TTAGGGCTGCTGCAAAAGATTGCCAAGAGAAAGAGTGACCCTCGCCTATATGCTGATGAGCTTGGGAAAGGTTTTGTTGGTGAATTGGATTACACTTTAGAGGCTGCAAATGCTTCAAAATTTCTG ttgttgttgttgttgcattaTATTGCTCTCACGGGGACACAGAAATTGTTGAGTTCTGATCAGTGCATATAG